In Deltaproteobacteria bacterium CG11_big_fil_rev_8_21_14_0_20_42_23, a single window of DNA contains:
- the xseA gene encoding exodeoxyribonuclease VII large subunit: MDHMQNEYPSPGKPHILSVSEITEYIRESLEGQFLNIWISGEVTNFRSRTSNHWYFGLKDDKAQISTVIFNGLSRRFPFELEDGLEVICHGKLSVYAPRGTYSLIVDHIEPKGKGALQLAFEQLKAKLEKEGLFRAEHKKALPFLPKKIAVITSPTGAAVRDIIHVLTRRFAGVDILVVPAKVQGEGAAEEVAKAIEDVNQLRDVDLLIVGRGGGSLEDLWAFNEESVARALFASRIPTISAVGHEIDFTIADFVADVRAPTPSAAAEIAVPVKQELMQQITDRFSRLKLSLKQTYITRMMQLEQLRERLADPTKRFPELLIQLDHIRERIVQSLERKIERETNLLSKYASNLEHLSPLHILAKGYAVLQNENGETIRSVKQVNIGEELSAKVHEGEMKLVRKA; the protein is encoded by the coding sequence ATGGACCATATGCAAAACGAATATCCATCACCTGGAAAACCACATATCTTAAGCGTTTCCGAGATTACTGAATACATTCGAGAATCTTTGGAAGGCCAATTTTTAAATATTTGGATTTCAGGAGAAGTGACCAATTTTCGAAGTCGCACCTCAAATCATTGGTACTTTGGACTGAAGGATGACAAAGCCCAAATTTCAACCGTTATCTTTAATGGGCTTTCCAGACGTTTTCCCTTTGAGCTTGAAGATGGATTAGAAGTAATCTGCCACGGGAAATTGAGTGTTTATGCACCTCGTGGAACCTACTCGCTTATTGTTGATCACATTGAACCCAAAGGAAAAGGTGCGTTGCAATTGGCTTTTGAACAGCTGAAGGCAAAGCTTGAAAAAGAAGGTTTGTTTCGCGCTGAACATAAAAAAGCACTTCCATTTCTTCCCAAAAAAATTGCCGTGATCACATCACCAACCGGTGCGGCAGTAAGAGATATTATTCATGTGCTCACTCGCCGTTTTGCAGGAGTTGATATTTTGGTAGTGCCCGCAAAGGTACAAGGTGAGGGGGCTGCAGAGGAAGTTGCTAAAGCTATAGAAGATGTAAATCAGCTTCGTGATGTAGATTTACTTATTGTTGGCCGAGGCGGTGGATCGTTGGAAGACCTTTGGGCGTTTAATGAAGAGAGCGTTGCACGCGCTCTTTTTGCATCTCGTATCCCCACCATTTCTGCGGTTGGACACGAGATCGATTTTACCATTGCCGATTTTGTGGCTGATGTTCGTGCGCCAACGCCATCTGCTGCGGCTGAAATTGCAGTACCCGTAAAACAAGAACTGATGCAGCAAATTACAGATCGTTTTTCGCGTCTCAAACTTTCGCTTAAGCAAACCTATATAACGCGCATGATGCAGCTGGAGCAATTGCGAGAACGGCTTGCTGATCCCACAAAACGCTTTCCCGAATTGCTTATTCAGCTTGATCACATTCGTGAAAGAATTGTTCAATCGCTTGAGAGAAAAATTGAACGTGAGACAAACTTACTTTCGAAATACGCTTCCAACTTAGAACATCTTTCTCCGTTGCATATTTTGGCAAAAGGATATGCAGTACTTCAAAATGAAAATGGGGAAACTATTCGCTCGGTAAAGCAGGTAAACATTGGCGAAGAGCTGAGTGCAAAAGTGCACGAAGGTGAAATGAAGCTCGTGCGGAAGGCTTGA
- a CDS encoding polyprenyl synthetase, whose translation MFDLNSYLHEKKLLLESSLCISLEAKDIPEHLQKAMRYSLEAGGKRLRPILAFAAASALGCDEKKVLPLAVAFEMIHTFSLIHDDLPAMDNDDLRRGKPTCHKVFGEATAILAGDALLAEAFSVLCALKGKVSSDVLVEVMSDLADATGARGMTGGQQYDMDCTGKHASEEVLETIHRHKTGKLLVAPLCCSAKLCGASVEKIQALQNYGEAVGLAFQIADDILDVEGDEALIGKKVGSDQGNDKLTYPALLGMKAAKEKAATLIQDAIAALQCFDKKAEPLRALAHYIVERKK comes from the coding sequence ATGTTCGATCTCAATTCATACCTTCACGAAAAAAAACTTTTGCTTGAATCAAGTTTGTGTATTTCGCTGGAAGCAAAAGATATTCCCGAACATCTTCAAAAAGCAATGCGTTATAGTTTGGAAGCGGGTGGAAAACGTCTTCGCCCTATACTTGCTTTTGCTGCTGCATCTGCGCTTGGATGTGATGAAAAAAAAGTACTTCCTCTTGCAGTTGCCTTTGAAATGATTCACACCTTTTCTCTTATTCATGACGATCTTCCCGCTATGGACAATGATGATCTTCGCCGCGGGAAACCCACGTGCCACAAGGTTTTTGGAGAAGCCACTGCAATTCTTGCAGGTGATGCTTTGCTTGCCGAAGCCTTTTCTGTGCTTTGTGCCTTAAAAGGAAAAGTGTCTTCAGACGTTTTGGTGGAAGTGATGTCCGACCTTGCCGATGCCACGGGTGCCAGAGGTATGACGGGTGGGCAGCAGTACGATATGGACTGCACCGGAAAGCATGCAAGCGAAGAAGTGTTGGAAACCATTCATCGGCACAAGACAGGAAAGTTGCTAGTAGCGCCACTCTGCTGTTCGGCAAAATTATGTGGGGCAAGCGTAGAAAAAATTCAAGCTTTGCAAAACTATGGTGAAGCAGTTGGTCTTGCCTTTCAAATTGCCGATGACATTTTAGATGTTGAAGGCGATGAAGCCCTTATTGGGAAAAAAGTGGGCAGTGATCAAGGGAACGACAAGTTAACTTATCCGGCCCTGTTGGGAATGAAAGCAGCAAAAGAAAAAGCTGCAACTCTTATTCAAGACGCCATTGCAGCTTTGCAGTGTTTTGACAAAAAAGCAGAACCGCTCAGAGCGCTTGCACATTATATTGTGGAAAGAAAAAAATAA
- the xseB gene encoding exodeoxyribonuclease VII small subunit — protein sequence MAAKKKEDLLKESFEDAMKRLEQVVRGLEGGDLSLDDSLKTFEQGISLVRLCEQKLTEAKGKVEKLLAVEDGIAKTESFTSEN from the coding sequence ATGGCGGCAAAGAAAAAAGAAGACCTCTTAAAAGAGAGTTTTGAAGATGCAATGAAGCGTTTAGAGCAAGTAGTGCGTGGCCTAGAAGGCGGGGACCTCAGTTTGGATGATTCGCTGAAAACGTTTGAACAAGGTATTTCGCTGGTAAGATTGTGCGAACAAAAACTTACCGAAGCGAAGGGGAAAGTAGAAAAGCTTTTGGCGGTTGAAGACGGCATTGCAAAAACAGAATCATTCACATCCGAAAACTAA
- a CDS encoding nucleotidyltransferase, protein MVPSEREKEILRQSVELLIQECLPEKIYFFGSRAKGEGSATSDFDLALEATPPSEKKVRVLKAKLDALSGLYSVDVIFLSQVDPEFLQLILETGRIVYDKKRGLLLV, encoded by the coding sequence ATGGTGCCATCAGAACGAGAAAAAGAAATATTACGCCAATCAGTTGAGCTTCTCATTCAAGAGTGTCTTCCTGAGAAGATTTATTTTTTTGGCTCACGGGCAAAAGGTGAAGGAAGTGCCACATCTGATTTTGATCTTGCCCTTGAAGCAACGCCTCCATCAGAAAAAAAAGTGAGAGTTTTAAAAGCCAAGCTTGATGCTCTAAGTGGTCTTTACTCGGTCGATGTGATTTTTCTTTCTCAAGTCGATCCAGAATTTTTGCAACTCATTTTAGAGACAGGAAGGATTGTCTATGACAAAAAAAGAGGTCTATTACTCGTTTGA
- a CDS encoding nucleotidyltransferase translates to MTKKEVYYSFDQFKKALLRLDEAVTLASDGDELKRDGTIQRFEFTFELMWKMLKIFLRFEGKETTTPRTTLKEAFKQQMLNDDEEAFLAMIDDRNLSSHTYNAKTVENIFEKIKTIYLPALKRLEKEMGKRVDMS, encoded by the coding sequence ATGACAAAAAAAGAGGTCTATTACTCGTTTGACCAATTTAAAAAAGCGCTTTTACGCCTAGATGAAGCTGTTACGCTTGCATCTGATGGTGACGAGTTAAAACGGGATGGAACGATTCAACGATTTGAATTCACTTTTGAACTCATGTGGAAAATGCTAAAAATTTTCCTCCGATTTGAAGGAAAAGAAACAACAACTCCGCGCACAACGCTTAAAGAAGCGTTCAAACAGCAGATGCTTAATGATGATGAAGAAGCTTTTCTTGCTATGATTGATGACCGTAACTTAAGTTCTCATACCTATAATGCGAAAACGGTAGAAAATATTTTTGAGAAGATAAAAACAATTTATCTTCCTGCTTTGAAGCGTTTAGAAAAAGAAATGGGAAAAAGAGTAGATATGTCATGA